Proteins encoded in a region of the Eulemur rufifrons isolate Redbay chromosome 15, OSU_ERuf_1, whole genome shotgun sequence genome:
- the HTR1E gene encoding 5-hydroxytryptamine receptor 1E, producing the protein MNITNCTTEASGAVRPKTITEKMLICMTLVIITTLTMLLNSAVIMAICTTKKLHQPANYLICSLAVTDLLVAVLVMPLSIMYIVMDSWKLGYFICEVWLSVDMTCCTCSILHLCVIALDRYWAITNAIEYARKRTAKRAALMILTVWTISIFISMPPLFWRSHRRLSPPLSQCTIQHDHVIYTIYSTLGAFYIPLTLILILYYRIYHAAKSLYQKRGSSRHLSNRSTDSQNSFASCKLTQTFCVSDFSTSDPTTEFEKIHASVRIPPFDNDLDHLGERQQISSTRERKAARILGLILGAFILSWLPFFIKELIVGLSIYTVSSEVADFLTWLGYVNSLINPLLYTSFNEDFKLAFKKLIKCREHT; encoded by the coding sequence ATGAACATCACAAACTGCACCACGGAAGCCAGTGGGGCTGTGAGACCCAAGACCATCACGGAGAAGATGCTCATCTGCATGACTCTGGTGATCATCACCACCCTGACCATGCTGCTGAACTCAGCCGTGATCATGGCCATCTGCACTACCAAGAAGCTCCACCAGCCTGCAAACTACCTGATCTGTTCTCTGGCAGTGACGGACCTGCTGGTGGCGGTGCTTGTCATGCCCCTGAGCATCATGTACATTGTCATGGACAGCTGGAAGCTTGGGTACTTCATCTGTGAGGTGTGGCTGAGTGTGGACATGACCTGCTGCACCTGCTCCATCCTCCATCTCTGTGTGATTGCCCTGGACAGGTACTGGGCCATCACCAACGCCATCGAATATGCCAGGAAGAGGACAGCCAAGAGGGCGGCGCTGATGATCCTCACCGTCTGGACCATCTCCATCTTCATCTCCATGCCCCCTCTGTTCTGGAGGAGCCACCGCCGCCTCAGCCCACCCCTCAGTCAGTGCACCATCCAGCACGACCACGTCATCTACACCATTTACTCCACGCTGGGGGCATTTTACATCCCCTTGACTTTGATACTGATTCTCTATTACCGGATTTACCATGCAGCCAAGAGCCTTTACCAGAAAAGGGGATCAAGCCGGCATTTAAGCAACAGAAGCACAGATAGCCAGAATTCTTTTGCGAGTTGTAAACTTACACAGACCTTCTGTGTGTCTGACTTCTCCACCTCGGACCCTACCACAGAGTTTGAGAAGATCCATGCCTCCGTCAGGATCCCTCCCTTCGACAATGACCTAGATCACCTGGGAGAACGCCAGCAAATCTCTAGCACGAGGGAACGCAAGGCAGCGCGCATCCTGGGGCTGATCTTGGGTGCGTTCATTCTGTCCTGGCTGCCGTTTTTCATCAAGGAGTTGATTGTAGGTCTGAGCATCTACACCGTGTCCTCGGAAGTGGCCGATTTTCTGACATGGCTTGGTTATGTTAATTCTCTGATCAACCCTCTGCTGTATACGAGTTTTAATGAAGACTTCAAGCTGGCTTTTAAAAAGCTCATAAAGTGCCGAGAGCATACTTAG